In Chaetodon trifascialis isolate fChaTrf1 chromosome 23, fChaTrf1.hap1, whole genome shotgun sequence, the following proteins share a genomic window:
- the kdm6ba gene encoding uncharacterized protein kdm6ba isoform X1 produces the protein MHHAVEQFGGRGTRDSFPLDGLNRGPWAPVGGRAWQPPARCSPGMNQHQLLSHLPPGPMGGLNHPNKFFSNGPVRGGEKLELPQPMLPGLQREQQRAPHHHHLHPPPPHRAWEQLGQLYESHLPPQGHPVVPLPNEHSLRLHNGGYAGSSGPPPNPHHPPSRPNQLLKFGGPQEQHAPRGPPLLGDEMWAQVQQQRGYPGKMLGGQLKRPGPPLGEHSVIQHTPPPSLHPSSRPAAEDCPSPSKRKKSSDQVSHPGLQRFPGQSLLSQHQSSVHHLPPKPAFWNPVHKNNSGPWQPHASDRKNLPSQEYQETNKHGMGSYTQKSSPASSTPSNLSPLPNSSPGNYNQGCAPQLQKDTFQPQAVNQQSPHSSYPSSKLRLAPPCQAMEPHGPNNQRGPVIGGHGGSQATSHPASTPTRGDRDQHLHAQSSPANPPATSSSSSSSSSVPYSHFQPHPGLVHQGPPPASTTVPQQQQNGPHEVWRYQSRPSSQSLESSVYRPPGLLPQRQQNHNQVVDSRVPGPSQHHHHISPPLPPTNSTRTPVITPNLPISQASCSIASYTGSSRGMAGVSSLTTSPPAGCPVNKGSGNNRWQRGREPVTQTSTSGITSPTSQLDALLQPGCQRGQTATSKQSHQQGLPRPQQQEPNKSQPMKGKTSYYAQVEQPPAFSSSSSFFSSGHQRAGDSVITSRVSNPLPSSPTTYCAAPRSTVNSDHQSSSQAQSSRLRHQPGSASAQAYSQPQIHPPAPTSVVPQSIEEALDKLDAELEGHMQAEERKKREREERERKMREEERRKKEWELRQKRDEERKRKELEKEEEERRKRELDRQEEERRRREWERQEQERRRKQEEERRRRREAERLEEERKKREWERQEEERKKKEWERQEEEKKKREWEKKERERKRREWERQEEERRKREAERQEEERKKKELERQEERKKQRELERKEQEKKKMERTKEEDLCSEKGKEQTAIENLERLLSGNTSPTPPPPRLSSVTAPPSGPSPPNSQASPPYPWLSRGGMLPCPPGQTPTATTPAERLRPPPLTPQTEYAREKQRQREMWGNNSGTTFSPSSTHSTSGMNQSVYPNKPPAMQAAPNQSKDLARERDSSQQSLPPLALREPPKLYQAFPRENLPPPPLSSTSTRSILIKQVTGSGLENASSCGADSDSAQFEEEPSEMSTLLPDGLANIMAMLDESIKKEEEMYNSEKTASTGLLNNFPPSVQPIKSYLCAPDLIPATKHQPNQEDFGSNPHASPPVLSRQGSLASPCSRTSSLNEEDEDYLKPFPNVPLNPKQSIDIGMGVGNTNYRHSDLAKLYGLPEQTKSEADEDDDEEDSETPSCSPPPQRPHLHQTGVNSMFKSLATVLESQKYAYRGGPFGRPPPSALVGVKYSSSLSLGPDICRQQQGGSPTSDSTNPPFSPAFTPAKSSPPLLEDKKLKIEDADVWRDDRETSEERIKFTKRESTPTINPIRVVKEEQLLTTISESSLAELGKSCEVMLSRHSLPNKNSFDKPDGHGKVEDRHKPEKVKEHREKDRNRDREKEKKRKHGHSHSSSRKHEDRKEKKKHREKREEMALSSSSSSSSSSSSSTHSSSSHKRHKDSKSHKEKKDRRILGDLNLQCKEGSEKNRSHYDTEKKKRKEASSASSTSEGKHAECSSEHKRGSESSSSLGSTDFLKLKALSDGPPKELKIRLIKVESGDRETFIASEVEEKRIPLEEINIKNTASEIIRSCKGARVKGKFRESYLLPAFSVKPIMTSEEPIPREKLNPPTPSIYLESKRDAFSPVLLQFCTDPKNPVTVIRGLAGSLRLNLGLFSTKSLVEANAEQAVEVRTQVQQPADENWDASGTGQTWPCESSRSHTTIAKYAQYQASSFQESLQEEKGSDEEDDEDDEKGKKPSNSSDTPSKDSSKESSSAEQKPVGKIIKFGTNIDLSDPKRWKPQLQELQKLPAFMRVASSGNMLSHVGHTILGMNTVQLYMKVPGSRTPGHQENNNFCSVNINIGPGDCEWFSVHENYWHAISDFCEKHGVDYLTGSWWPVLEDLYNANIPVYRFIQRPGDLVWINAGTVHWVQAVGWCNNIAWNVGPLSAYQYQLALERFEWNEVKKVKSIVPMIHVSWNVARTVKITDPDTYKMIKHCLLQSIKHIQILRDQLVAEGKKLSYQSRVKDEPAYYCNECDVEVFNLLFVTSENSSRKTYVVHCEDCARQRSSNLTNVVVLEQYRTEELMNIYDSFSLASSSR, from the exons ATGCATCACGCAGTAGAGCAGTTTGGTGGGCGTGGCACACGGGATTCCTTCCCTCTGGACGGACTCAACCGGGGACCATGGGCTCCCGTGGGCGGCCGCGCCTGGCAGCCACCTGCCAG GTGTTCGCCTGGAATGAACCAACATCAACTCCTTTCCCATCTACCTCCTGGTCCTATGGGCGGACTCAACCATCCCAATAAATTCTTTAGTAATGG GCCTGTGCGAGGAGGTGAGAAGCTTGAGCTCCCACAGCCTATGTTACCAggtctgcagagggagcagcagagagctcctcatcatcatcatcttcatcctccacctccccacAGAGCATGGGAGCAACTAGGTCAGCTGTATGAATCCCACCTTCCTCCTCAAGGACATCCTGTTGTGCCCCTGCCCAATGAGCACTCACTTCGTCTCCATAACGGCGGTTATGCAGGCAGCAGCGGACCGCCCCCCAACCCCCATCATCCCCCCAGCAGGCCAAACCAATTGCTGAAG TTTGGGGGTCCTCAGGAGCAGCACGCTCCCCGGGGTCCACCATTGCTGGGAGATGAGATGTGGGCTCAGGTGCAGCAG CAGAGAGGCTATCCAGGGAAGATGCTTGGGGGTCAGCTGAAGAGACCCGGCCCTCCACTGGGAGAGCACTCTGTTATCCAGCACACTCCTCCACCATCACTGCACCCGTCTTCTCGCCCAGCTGCTGAGGACTGTCCCAGCCccagcaagaggaaaaaaagttcaGATCAG GTATCCCATCCTGGGCTGCAGCGTTTCCCTGGTCAGTCTTTGTTATCTCAGCACCAGTCTTCAGTCCACCACCTCCCTCCAAAACCTGCCTTCTGGAATCCcgttcacaaaaacaacagcggTCCCTGGCAGCCCCACGCTTCTGACCGCAAGAACCTTCCGTCGCAGGAGTACCAG GAAACCAACAAACACGGAATGGGCAGCTACACCCAGAAGTCCTCTCCTGCCTCTTCCACCCCTTCAAACCTCTCCCCTTTACCAAACTCCTCTCCAGGAAACTACAACCAGGGATGTGCTCCTCAGCTCCAGAAAGACACATTCCAACCTCAGGCTGTAAACCAGCAGTCCCCTCACTCCTCCTACCCCAGCTCCAAACTGAGACTAGCTCCACCCTGCCAGGCCATGGAGCCACATGGTCCTAACAACCAGAGAGGCCCAGTCATTGGGGGTCACGGTGGCAGCCAAGCTACCTCTCACCCTGCATCTACTCCAACTAGGGGAGACAGAGATCAACATCTACATGCCCAGTCGTCACCAGCAAACCCTCctgcaaccagcagcagcagcagcagcagtagtagtgtGCCTTACAGCCACTTCCAGCCTCACCCAGGGCTGGTGCACCAGGGTCCCCCTCCTGCCAGCACCACAGTACCTCAGCAACAGCAAAATGGGCCCCATGAGGTCTGGAGATACCAGAGCAGGCCCAGCAGTCAGTCCCTA GAGTCAAGCGTATACAGGCCTCCAGGACTGCTACCTCAGCGCCAACAGAACCACAATCAGGTCGTGGACAGTCGGGTTCCAGGTCCCTCCCAGCATCACCATCACATCAGCCCTCCTCTACCCCCAACCAACTCCACTCGAACACCTGTCATCACCCCCAATCTTCCCATATCACAGGCCTCCTGCTCCATCGCCAGCTATACAGGCAGCTCTAGGGGTATGGCTGGTGTCTCCTCGCTTACCACATCACCCCCTGCTGGTTGCCCTGTGAATAAAGGCAGCGGTAATAACAggtggcagagaggaagagagccaGTAACCCAAACCTCCACCAGTGGCATCACTAGCCCCACCTCTCAGCTAGATGCTCTTCTGCAGCCAGGATGTCAGAGAGGCCAAACTGCCACTTCCAAACAGTCTCACCAACAGGGGCTACCCAGACCACAACAGCAGGAACCCAACAAGTCCCAGCCCATGAAGGGGAAGACATCATACTATGCTCAAGTGGAGCAACCTCCTgcattttcctcttcatcttctttcttctcctcagggCACCAGAGGGCAGGGGACAGTGTGATTACAAGCCGTGTTTCAAATCCTCTTCCTAGCTCTCCTACTACGTACTGTGCAGCTCCTCGTTCCACTGTCAACTCTGACCATCAGTCATCCAGTCAAGCCCAGTCCTCCAGACTGCGTCATCAGCCAGGATCTGCCTCAGCACAGGCGTACTCTCAGCCCCAGATTCATCCACCAGCTCCAACCTCTGTCGTCCCTCAGTCCATCGAAGAGGCTCTTGACAAGCTCGATGCAGAGCTAGAGGGTCACATGCAAGctgaagaaaggaagaagagggagagagaggagcgagagagaaaaatgagagaagaggagagacggaAGAAAGAATGGGAGCTGAGACAAAAGCGGGAtgaagaaaggaagaggaaagagctagagaaggaggaggaggagaggagaaagagagaattggatagacaggaggaggagaggagaaggagagaatggGAGAGGCAGgagcaggagagaagaaggaaacaagaagaggaaaggaggaggaggagagaagcagagaggctggaagaggagaggaaaaagagagaatgggagaggcaggaagaggagaggaaaaagaaagaatgggagaggcaggaagaggagaagaaaaagagagaatgggagaagaaggagagggaaaggaagaggagagagtgggagagacaggaggaggagaggcggaagagagaggcagagaggcaagaggaggagagaaagaagaaagaactGGAGAGgcaagaagagaggaaaaaacaaagagagttggagaggaaggagcaggagaaaaagaagatggAGCGAACAAAGGAGGAAGACCTGTGCAGTGAAAAAGGCAAAGAACAGACTGCAATTGAAAATCTGGAGAGACTGCTCTCTGGCAACACTTCCCCAACACCCCCACCTCCTCGCCTGTCTTCTGTTACTGCACCTCCCTCAGGTCCATCACCCCCCAACTCCCAGGCTTCACCCCCCTACCCTTGGCTAAGCCGTGGTGGCATGCTCCCATGTCCACCAGGCCAAACACCCACCGCCACTACTCCTGCAGAAAGGCTGCGTCCACCCCCCCTCACGCCTCAGACTGAGTATGCTAGAGAAAagcagaggcaaagagagatgTGGGGCAACAATAGCGGAACAACTTTCAGTCCCTCATCAACACACAGTACCTCAGGGATGAATCAGTCGGTATACCCCAACAAGCCCCCGGCAATGCAAGCCGCACCCAACCAATCCAAAGACTTAGCtagggagagagacagcagccaACAGTCTCTGCCTCCCTTGGCACTTAGAGAGCCCCCCAAACTGTATCAGGCTTTTCCCAGAGAAAACctgccaccaccacctctgtcctccacttCCACAAGGAGCATCCTCATTAAGCAGGTGACAGGAAGTGGTTTGGAAAATGCCAGCAGCTGTGGTGCTGACTCTGACAGTGCTCAGTTTGAGGAGGAGCCCTCAGAGATGTCCACATTGCTCCCTGATGGTTTGGCTAACATCATGGCTATGCTGGATGAATCCAtcaaaaaggaagaggagatgtATAACAGTGAAAAGACTGCGTCCACAGGTCTGCTAAACAACTTTCCTCCTAGTGTTCAGCCAATCAAGAGTTACCTGTGTGCCCCAGACCTCATTCCAGCAACAAAGCATCAGCCCAACCAGGAAGACTTTGGGTCCAATCCACATGCTAGCCCTCCTGTGCTCAGCCGCCAAGGCTCTCTGGCATCCCCCTGCAGCCGAACATCTTCTCtcaatgaggaggatgaggactaCCTTAAACCTTTTCCAAATGTCCCTCTCAACCCTAAACAATCAATTGATATTGGAATGGGAGTAGGCAACACCAACTACCGCCACAGTGACTTGGCTAAACTTTATGGCCTCCCTGAGCAGACTAAAAGTGaggctgatgaggatgatgacgaAGAGGATTCTGAGACCCCCTCTTGTTCACCACCACCCCAAAGACCCCACCTCCATCAAACGGGTGTAAACAGCATGTTCAAGTCCCTAGCAACTGTCCTAGAGAGCCAGAAGTATGCTTACCGTGGTGGGCCTTTTGGGAGACCCCCTCCATCAGCGCTGGTTGGGGTCAAATATtcctcttcactgtcactgggCCCCGACATCTGCCGCCAGCAGCAAGGCGGTTCTCCTACATCAGATTCAACAAATCCACCATTCAGTCCAGCTTTCACACCTGCGaagtcctctcctcctctgctagAGGACAAGAAACTGAAAATAGAGGATGCTGATGTTTGGAGAGATGACAGAGAAACATCGGAGGAAAGAATAAAATTTACCAAAAGGGAGAGTACTCCAACCATAAATCCTATCAGAGTGGTCAAGGAGGAGCAACTGCTGACAACCATCTCTGAGTCTTCTCTGGCAGAGTTGGGCAAGAGCTGCGAGGTCATGCTTAGTCGACACTCACTTCCTAATAAGAACTCCTTTGATAAACCTGACGGCCATGGCAAAGTGGAGGACAGACACAAACCTGAGAAAGTAAaggaacacagagagaaagacagaaacagagacagagagaaggagaagaagaggaagcacgGTCACAGCCACAgtagcagcaggaagcatgaagacaggaaagaaaagaagaagcatcgagaaaagagagaggagatggccctctcctcttcttcttcatcttcatcatcttcatcatcatccactCATTCCAGTTCCAGCCACAAGCGGCATAAGGACAGCAAGAGCCATAAGGAGAAGAAGGATCGCAGAATTCTTGGTGATCTCAACCTCCAGTGCAAGGAGGGGTCTGAGAAAAATCGGAGTCATTAtgacacagaaaagaagaaacgtAAGGAGGCATCCAGTGCCAGCTCCACCAGTGAAGGGAAGCATGCAGAATGTTCTTCTGAGCACAAAAGAGGCTCTGAATCTAGTTCTTCATTAGGTTCAACAGACTTCTTGAAACTGAAGGCACTGTCAGACGGGCCACCCAAGGAGCTGAAGATTCGCCTGATCAAAGTGGAAAGCGGGGACAGGGAGACGTTTATTGCCTCTGaggtggaggaaaagaggatCCCACTGGAGGAAATCAACATCAAGAACACTGCCAGTGAAATCATCAGATCCTGCAA GGGGGCCAGGGTGAAAGGAAAGTTCAGAGAATCTTACTTGCTCCCAGCCTTCTCTGTCAAGCCCATCATGACCTCAGAGGAACCCATTCCTAGAGAGAAACTCAACCCTCCTACACCCAGCATCTAT TTGGAGAGTAAGAGGGATGCCTTCTcccctgtgctgctgcagttctGTACAGACCCCAAGAATCCTGTCACTGTCATCAGGGGCCTGGCTGGATCTCTTCGACTCA ACCTGGGGCTGTTTTCTACAAAGTCTCTGGTGGAAGCCAATGCAGAGCAGGCAGTAGAAGTTAGGACTCAAGTGCAGCAGCCCGCTGATGAGAACTGGGACGCCAGTGGGACAGGTCAGACGTGGCCCTGTGAGAGCAGCCGATCCCACACCACCATCGCCAAGTACGCCCAGTACCAGGCCTCCAGCTTCCAAGAGAGTCTGCAG gaggagaaaggcagcgatgaggaggatgacgaaGATGATGAGAAGGGGAAGAAACCATCCAACAGTTCTGATACTCCCAGCAAGGACAGCTCTAAAGAAAGTAGCAG tgCTGAGCAGAAACCAGTGGGGAAGATAATTAAATTTGGAACCAACATTGACCTCTCAGATCCCAAGAG gTGGAAGCCCCAGCTTCAGGAGCTGCAGAAGCTGCCGGCATTTATGCGTGTAGCATCCAGTGGAAACATGCTGAGCCATGTTGGACACACCATCCTAGGCATGAACACTGTTCAGCTTTACATGAAGGTTCCAGGGAGCCGAACGCCAG GTCACCAGGAGAACAATAACTTTTGCTCGGTGAACATCAACATCGGCCCTGGGGACTGCGAGTGGTTCTCTGTCCATGAGAACTACTGGCATGCCATTAGTGACTTCTGTGAAAA GCACGGAGTAGACTACCTGACAGGATCCTGGTGGCCAGTGCTGGAGGACCTCTACAACGCCAACATCCCTGTGTACCGCTTCATCCAGCGACCTGGAGACTTGGTGTGGATCAATGCTGGAACTGTTCACTGGGTTCAGGCCGTTGGCTGGTGTAACAACATCGCCTGGAACGTCGGACCACTCAGTG cTTACCAGTATCAGCTGGCCCTGGAGAGGTTTGAATGGAATGAAGTAAAGAAGGTGAAATCCATCGTCCCCATGATTCATGTGTCCTGGAACGTGGCCCGCACTGTCAAGATCACTGACCCAGACACCTATAAGATGATTAA ACACTGCCTGCTGCAGTCCATAAAGCACATCCAGATCCTGCGGGACCAACTGGTGGCCGAAGGCAAGAAGCTTTCCTATCAGAGTCGGGTCAAAGATGAGCCAGCCTACTACTGCAACGAGTGTGAC GTGGAGGTGTTCAATTTGTTGTTTGTGACAAGcgagaacagcagcaggaagacatATGTGGTTCACTGTGAGGACTGTGCACGTCAGCGCAGCTCCAACCTGACCAACGTGGTGGTGCTGGAGCAGTACCGCACAGAGGAGCTCATGAATATATATGACTCCTTCAGCCTG GCCTCCTCCTCCCGGTGA